The following DNA comes from Bacillaceae bacterium S4-13-56.
TATAATTTTCACCAGCCATTGCCCAAATGAAAGTGTAGTTGCTTGTTCCAACACCAGAATGGATAGACCATGGTGGTGAAAGAACAGCTTGTTCACTTTTCACAACAAGATGTCTTGTTTCATAAGGCTCTCCCATAAAGTGGAACACACGTGCATCATCATTTTGAAAGTCAAAATAAAGATAGACCTCCATTCGACGGTCATGAACATGTGACGGCATTGTATTCCACATATTATTTTGCTCTAAGGAAGTCATGCCCATCATAAGCTGACAGCTTTTGATTCCATCTCCATGAATATACTTTCTAAGAACACGCTTGTTTGACTCAGCATCAGAACCTAAGTGATTAGCTTCAGCTTCTTCATTAGAAATCTTTTGAACAGGATAGTTTGTATGTGCTAGAGCAGACACCAAGTAAAATTTCGCAGGTTGTGACGGGTCAACACTTTCAAAAGTTACATCTTCAATTCCTTTACCAACATATAAGCAGTCTTTTTTTTGCAGAGTATGGGCTTCCCGTTGAACATTTACTTTTCCTTCCCCACCGATGTTAATGATTCCTATTTCACGGCGCTCTAAAAAATATTCTGTACGTAGCTTATCTCCTGCATCTAACTTGATTGGACTTGAAGTAGGAGTTGCTCCTCCAAATACAACGCGATCATAATGCGTGTATATGAGTTTCAATTCCCCTGGGACAAAAATACTCTCTGCCAAAAAGTCCTTACGTAGCCTTTCTGTTTCATACTTTTTAAAATCTGTCGGATTTGTTGCATGCCGAATTTCCATCTAAACATCTCCCTTTACATTTTTTAAGAACTCATCCAGCCGCCATCAACACAAAGGATGTGTCCGTTGACATAGGCGGAAGCATCTGATGCAAGAAATACAACAGGGCCTTTCAAGTCATCTGGTGTTCCCCACCGATTGGCGGGAATTCTTGATGTAATGAATTCACTACGCTCTTTATCTTTTCTTAGTGGAGCTGTGTTGTCTGTTTCCATATACCCCGGAGCTATTGCATTTACTTGAATACCTTTACTAGCCCATTCATTTGCAAATGACTTTGTAAGACCAGCCACAGCATGTTTACTTGCTGTATAGGCAGGAACTTTTAAACCACCTTGGAAAGAAAGCATAGAGGCAATATTAATGACTTTCCCGCTTCCTCTTTCTAGCATGTGTTTTCCAACTTCCCTAGTTAAGGTGAACACAGCATCAAGATTTAGGGTTAAAACATCTCTCCAATCTTGATCAGAAAATTCTTTAGCAGGAGAACGGCGAATCATCCCTGCATTGTTAACTAATACATCTATGCGCCCTGCTTTTTGAAGCCCTTCTTCTACAACTTTGTATGGGGCATCAGGTTCGCTTAAACTCTGTTTTATCTCATAGAAATTGCGACCTAAAGCCTCTACTCTTTCACGTGTTTCTGACATATCACTGACTCCCACACCAATGATGTCGGAACCTGCTTCTGCTAGACCAATGGTCATCCCCTGCCCTAGTCCACGACTTACGCCAGTAACTAGCGAAACCTTTCCTGTTACATTAAAGTTTATTGTCATAATTTTGGTTACCTCCCTTAAATAATTTCTTATGTTCACAAATGTTCTCTATTGTTACTTATTGTTTAATTGTATCACTAGATATTATAGTGTTCAAGTGAATTCAAACATTATCTAATGAACTAAAAATCTACTATTGTTAGGTGAATTGACGCCTCTTCTAGTCCTTTCTTAATCATTGGATCAAGTTTAGAATCAGTAATCACTTCATCGACTTCCTTTAAAGACGCAAACTGGATAAGAGCTGTTTTTCCAAACTTGGTTGAGTCAGCAAGTAATGTAGTTTTTCTTGCTCGTGTCATGATTTGACGCTTCCAATCAGCGTGCAAACTATTAAAAACTGTCAAACCATTGTTAAGATCAACACCTGTTGAACCAACAAAAAATTGATTAACATGGATACCCTCCAGCATTTTTGCGGGAGTAGAACCTACCAATGAAGACGATGATCCAATTTTTGTGCCTCCAATTACTAATAGTTCGACCTTATCTTTTTCTAATAAAATATTTGCTATTTTTATATCATTCGTAATTACAGTTACAGGATAATCTCCTAACAAATCCGCCAGCTCTGATGTCGTACTTCCACCATCTAAAAGGATCGTATCCCCAGGAACAATTCTATGTAGTGCTTCTTTAGCTAGTAATCGCTTTTCCTTGTGGAATTTTGCTTGCCTCTCTTTGATTGGTAAAATGTCATCATCCCCTGTTGGCAAAACCGCTCCTCCGTGCACCCTTTTGAGAAAACCATCTGATTCTAGAATTTCTAAATCCATTCGAATGGTTTTCTCGGTTACATGAAGCTTTTTACTCAATTCCGAAACTTTGATAGTCCCTTTTTTGTTTAGTTCTTCAACAATTCTTTCTTGCCTTTCCACTGAGAGCATTTCCTAGTTCCTCCTAAGTTAAGCTCGATTATTTTCTCTTTCTATTATACACAAAAACAAACATTTTCGAACAAATCCTAAAAATAATACAACTTTGAAGAGTAAATTATGTTCATGATCGCTAATTACTGAAAAACAAGTTATCCATATATTTTTAAATTTTTCTGTAATTTTTCTGTTTTTTAAGTAGACAAAATCGAATTATTTGTCATATGTTTTAAAATTGTGCATAAATAAAATTTATGTTTTTCTTATAACATTCTTTGTTATCCTAACTTTTGCAGTCTATCAAGTTAAAACAGCCGAAGAATCCTTGGTTTTCCTGTATGAGATTGCATGATGCCTTTCACAGGCTGTCAAGTGTTCTAACTAGATACTTTCTTTTCAAACGGCGCTCCAGAACCCTTACAATCAAGAGGGATACAAAACAGGTAAGGGAATGGATTTCGATATGTTCCTGGCTGGAAAGATAGATTGGTTGGTTCTCTAAATCGCTTTTAGTCACCTTGAAAGATTCTTCAATCTTCCTTAGCCCCCTGTATAAGACCACAATCTGTTCATCAGACTCCTGATATTCGCTGGTCATAATAACGTAGTAGCCGTCTAATTCCTCTTCCTTGAGCGGCTTTTCTTCATCAAAAAAAGGATTGCTTTGGCACTATCGAGGATCTCGCGTGTTTTTTATTAAAAGAAATATTCTTTACATATTTGCCGACACCGACTGATGTTGCTCTGTTGTATTTCGAAGGGACGCAACAAGATGTCTTGCTTTTTCCAGCCCAATAAGAGACCTAAAAGTTGATTACCACGTTGCTGATTTGGGTTATTTGAGTGCGGATGATCAGGCCACATCTTTTAATAAAATATGATGTAGCTGTGTGACAGATTTAATAGGAACACCGTCAACCCTTGAAAAAAAGCTATGTCCAGGGATAAGTATGTCCTTATTGCTTTTTTTCAAGTAAGATGTAATGATTATTTAGTTAATTTAGTGAGACTTAAACCACCTTACTTTAATTTCCATTTATGGAATGTAGACTAATTATTTTATTTATAAGGGGGCTTTTTGAACATCCTTTATCAGGTGAAAAATCATATTTTACTTATTTGTTGATTTAACATGCTTTTTGAGAATTTTAGGTTCATCTATCAATAATCTAGATTGAAAACTTCCAAAAGAAAGCACCTGTATTGTAAAATTTAAAATAGAGAAGATGACTATATTTAAAAAACAAGGTGGAATAGATTACAGGAAGGTGATGTTATGAAGGGATTTGTTCAAGGGTTATATCAATTATGTGAGTGGATCATGAGATTGACCCTATTACAAATATATTGGTTTCTATTTTCTTTATTAGGTGGGGTAATCTTAGGGATCTTTCCATCAACAGTAGCTATGTTTGAAATTAACCGTAGGTGGATAAAAGGTGAATTGGATTTACCTACTTTTAAGTACTTTTGGTTTGCTTTCAAACAGCAATTTGGAAGAGCTAATATATTAGGTTACCTATTATCGCTTATAGGATTTATTATAATAATCGATTTTCATATTTTTTTAGGCTTTGATTCTGTTCTTTTTATGTTTTTTACTTCTATGCTAATTGTAATTACCCTCTTGTATATTCTTATACTTATATATATTTTCCCTATTTTTGTGACTTATAAGGTTCGGATTCATCGATCAATTGCTTTTGCTTGCTTGATAGGAATTTATAAGATGAAAAGTACAATCCTTATTATAGTAGTTAGCTTTCTCTTATGCTTGGTATTCTCAACATTTCCACCTGTATTTTTCTTTTTGGGAATCAGCACATCAAGTCTTATTCTCATGTGGATTTCAAGGAGCACTTTGTTAGATATAAAAGAGTCTTTTTCCACTAAAAATTCATCTGTGGAAAAGGTATAAACAATGAGATTTTTAAAATTCCCTAAATTCCGACATTGGAAAATCAACTTTTGTTCCAAAATGCTATTAGTATAATTTTGTTTGATATTTGAAAACAAAAATTGGTATCGGACGCTTGACATACAGATCATCCATCCGTGGGGATAGCAGATTCGCCACACCGGAGCTATACAAACTTTGTGAAGAATTAGGTGGGGATAACGTTATTCGTTTGAAAGCGAATCAGCGCCTGCAACGGATTGCTGAAGAATTTGTGGAAAAAATCACTTTTGAAATAGATACCAATGAAGGTTAGCACGTATTCTATCGAGAATTTACATACAAAACAAACAGCAGGGATAAAAGCAACAGAGTAGTGTTGAAATAGGAAAAACTTTCCAAGTATTTACGAAGCATATCTAACGTCTTTTTCGTATACGCCACTAATTCATCTAAAAAAAGTACTCCATGACGAGCCGAAGGAAATTCCCAGGACGAGGATATGCTCCTCCTCCAATCAAAGAAACATCCAATGAGGAATGGTATGGAGAATGGAAGGGAGGATTTCCTGATAAGTGATGAGGTGTTTTTGCTCCTAAAAATGCTGTATCACTTGGGATAGGTGCATACATAAATCCATCACTCTTTAACAAGACCAAAGGCTGTCGCTACATCATGAAACGGACCAACCTTCTTTTGCTCCACTGGAGAAATATTGACGACCACTTTATGATCAGTTGACAAATATCCTAGTCGATGAAGAGGATTAACACACGCCCCTTTAGACTCCTTAACAGAGGTATTCGGCAATCCTGCAAATAACAAAGGATTGCAACCCATCGATCATTCCAGACTCCCCCTGGACCCAAATCCCCCGTAAACCAATACTATTCACTTTTGAATACATAAAAACACCTCCGACCAAACAAAAATTATGGAAAAAAGTAACCGCACCTACTAAGGTAACTGCTACTTTTTTTAAAACTATTGAAAATATCCGCCCTTTATTCGGTCTTTAGTTCGATTTCCTAGTGGTTTCGCTACCAAGATTTTTATTATGAAGCTTACCTCTTATGTGATTTTAATCGTAAATTAGCGACAGTTAGTGGTTCTTTCTAGGTAATCTATGCTCATTCTAATGGTAAGAATCACTCAAGAAAGGAGAGAGGAGGAATTAACATAAATCCTCTACTATTTCCTACTCCGTTTTGTCTATTTTTTCTGCTGCTAATGTGTCTATTATAACTGTTAAAAATGGATGAAGTTGAAGTATAGAGGCTGGTATATCTGTTGTTATCGGTCCACATAGTGCTTGCTTAATTATATCTGCTTTACTATTACCTTTTGCTAAAAGGAAAATTTGTTTGGCCATCATAATGCTCTTTATCCCCATTGTTATTGCTTTTGTTGGGACGAGTTCAAACGATTCAAACATATATGCTTTTGACAATCGTGAATTTTCATCGATGTTAATTACGTGAGTAGTTGATTCAAAAGGTGTTCCTGGTTCATTAAAACCAATATGACCATTTAAACCAATACCAAGGAATTGAATATCAATTCCTCCACAGGATTCAATAGATTTCTCATATTGATCGCAACTAATGTGAAGATCTTCATTTGCTTGTACATTGTTAAAGAAATGAATTTGTTTAGGCTGTAGATGGATTGACTTAAAAAGCTGTTCATTCATACGGTAATAGCAACTATTGGGATGATTTTTTGGTAAGCCAATGTATTCATCTAGAATAAATGTGTTAATTTTTGACACATCAAGTTTATTTTCTTCAATTTTTTTTGCTAGCGCTTTGTGAAATCTAATAGTCGTATTTCCAGTGGCAAAACCTAATGATATTTCTTGTTTTCTTTTTAAGTGCTGATATGCTATTTCAGCTGCTTTACTATCAAAATGCTTTGAATCTAAGACTATTAATTTAATAGTTTATTCCTCCCTTAAAATGATTGATTCTCCCCATAAACTTTTATTTCAGTTTGTTAAATAACCCATTTTCTTAAATTTTCTGAAAAAATCTATTGATTTTTATTGATTGATATATTATCTTATCATTAGTTAGTTTTAAAAACAAACAAACTAAAACCAATTCTATATAGGGAGTCTATTTATGGGGAAAGCTACTAGTAAATTTGATATTTTAAAAAAAATTAATCGATCTATGGTACTAGAAAAAATACAAACATCTGATGCTATTAGTAGGACTGAAATAGCAAAAGTATTGAACTTAAGTAAGTCAACCGTGTCCAAAATTGTTGAAGATTTACTTGATAGAAAATTGGTAGAAGAGACTGGGAAAGGTGAGTCAACGGAAAGAGGAGGAAGAAGGCAAGATTTGCTTCGCTTTAACCCTAAATCTACATTGGGTGTGGGGGTAGATATAGGTGGAACTAAGATCCGAATTGTCATTACCGATTTAATTGGAGAAGTTTTATTTGAAAAAAAAGTAAAGTCTACTAACAATACAGAGATTATTAGCCAAATTATTAAGAGTTCAATAGAAGAATCACAAGTACCTAGAGAAAAAATAATTGCTATGGGAGTCGGTGTACCCGGAGTGACGGACCCAATTTCTGGAATAGTAGCTAGTGCCCCTGGATTAAAATGGGATAATTTGAATTTGAAGGATAAGTTACAAAAAGAATTTTCATACCCAGTCTATATAAACAACGATGTAAATTGTGCTGCCTTAGGTGAAAGATGGCTAGGTTCAGGAGAAAATAGTGATGATATATTTTTTATTGCGTTAGGTACAGGAATTGGCAGCGCTATAATTTCAGAAGGAAATTTGATATATGGTTCTAGTTATAAGAGCGGAGAAATTGGATACCAGATTTCAAGAGATGATATTCGAAATAATAGAGTTAATAAAGAAGGTGAATTTGGGGTCTTTGAAAGTAAAGCTTCAGGAGAGGGAATTAAGTCAAATGATTTCACTGCTGAGCAATTATTTAAAGAATTTTCTAAAGGAAATGAAAGAACAGTAGCTATTATTGAAGATTTTCTAGAAGAACTTGCAGTTGTAATTGTTAACTGCGTTAATCTTCTTAACCCAGAGAGAGTAATAATCGGTGGTGGAGTTTCAGAATCTATGGGGGAAGTGATTTCAATACTTAAAAAGAAAGTTGATGAATTGACACCAATTAAAACAAATCTGAATCTTGCAACTTTAGGTAATAAGGCGGGAGCACTTGGAGCCATTAAATTTGCATTTGACCAATTAGCAGAAAGTAATTCCCTCTAGTTGATATTTTAATAATTATCTTACGTTAAACTCTAAAAAA
Coding sequences within:
- a CDS encoding magnesium chelatase domain-containing protein produces the protein MGCNPLLFAGLPNTSVKESKGACVNPLHRLGYLSTDHKVVVNISPVEQKKVGPFHDVATAFGLVKE
- a CDS encoding transposase, whose protein sequence is MTYRSSIRGDSRFATPELYKLCEELGGDNVIRLKANQRLQRIAEEFVEKITFEIDTNEG
- a CDS encoding ROK family transcriptional regulator, translating into MGKATSKFDILKKINRSMVLEKIQTSDAISRTEIAKVLNLSKSTVSKIVEDLLDRKLVEETGKGESTERGGRRQDLLRFNPKSTLGVGVDIGGTKIRIVITDLIGEVLFEKKVKSTNNTEIISQIIKSSIEESQVPREKIIAMGVGVPGVTDPISGIVASAPGLKWDNLNLKDKLQKEFSYPVYINNDVNCAALGERWLGSGENSDDIFFIALGTGIGSAIISEGNLIYGSSYKSGEIGYQISRDDIRNNRVNKEGEFGVFESKASGEGIKSNDFTAEQLFKEFSKGNERTVAIIEDFLEELAVVIVNCVNLLNPERVIIGGGVSESMGEVISILKKKVDELTPIKTNLNLATLGNKAGALGAIKFAFDQLAESNSL
- a CDS encoding DeoR/GlpR family DNA-binding transcription regulator; amino-acid sequence: MLSVERQERIVEELNKKGTIKVSELSKKLHVTEKTIRMDLEILESDGFLKRVHGGAVLPTGDDDILPIKERQAKFHKEKRLLAKEALHRIVPGDTILLDGGSTTSELADLLGDYPVTVITNDIKIANILLEKDKVELLVIGGTKIGSSSSLVGSTPAKMLEGIHVNQFFVGSTGVDLNNGLTVFNSLHADWKRQIMTRARKTTLLADSTKFGKTALIQFASLKEVDEVITDSKLDPMIKKGLEEASIHLTIVDF
- the kduD gene encoding 2-dehydro-3-deoxy-D-gluconate 5-dehydrogenase KduD; the protein is MTINFNVTGKVSLVTGVSRGLGQGMTIGLAEAGSDIIGVGVSDMSETRERVEALGRNFYEIKQSLSEPDAPYKVVEEGLQKAGRIDVLVNNAGMIRRSPAKEFSDQDWRDVLTLNLDAVFTLTREVGKHMLERGSGKVINIASMLSFQGGLKVPAYTASKHAVAGLTKSFANEWASKGIQVNAIAPGYMETDNTAPLRKDKERSEFITSRIPANRWGTPDDLKGPVVFLASDASAYVNGHILCVDGGWMSS
- a CDS encoding glucosamine-6-phosphate deaminase; amino-acid sequence: MKLIVLDSKHFDSKAAEIAYQHLKRKQEISLGFATGNTTIRFHKALAKKIEENKLDVSKINTFILDEYIGLPKNHPNSCYYRMNEQLFKSIHLQPKQIHFFNNVQANEDLHISCDQYEKSIESCGGIDIQFLGIGLNGHIGFNEPGTPFESTTHVINIDENSRLSKAYMFESFELVPTKAITMGIKSIMMAKQIFLLAKGNSKADIIKQALCGPITTDIPASILQLHPFLTVIIDTLAAEKIDKTE
- the kduI gene encoding 5-dehydro-4-deoxy-D-glucuronate isomerase; amino-acid sequence: MEIRHATNPTDFKKYETERLRKDFLAESIFVPGELKLIYTHYDRVVFGGATPTSSPIKLDAGDKLRTEYFLERREIGIINIGGEGKVNVQREAHTLQKKDCLYVGKGIEDVTFESVDPSQPAKFYLVSALAHTNYPVQKISNEEAEANHLGSDAESNKRVLRKYIHGDGIKSCQLMMGMTSLEQNNMWNTMPSHVHDRRMEVYLYFDFQNDDARVFHFMGEPYETRHLVVKSEQAVLSPPWSIHSGVGTSNYTFIWAMAGENYTFTDMDFVQMSDIK
- a CDS encoding DUF624 domain-containing protein gives rise to the protein MKGFVQGLYQLCEWIMRLTLLQIYWFLFSLLGGVILGIFPSTVAMFEINRRWIKGELDLPTFKYFWFAFKQQFGRANILGYLLSLIGFIIIIDFHIFLGFDSVLFMFFTSMLIVITLLYILILIYIFPIFVTYKVRIHRSIAFACLIGIYKMKSTILIIVVSFLLCLVFSTFPPVFFFLGISTSSLILMWISRSTLLDIKESFSTKNSSVEKV